The following coding sequences are from one Brienomyrus brachyistius isolate T26 chromosome 15, BBRACH_0.4, whole genome shotgun sequence window:
- the lpl gene encoding lipoprotein lipase — translation MGKQSIWLLIIWMCFEKTCANLFNSTESPMFSNTTDWIVDFSDIESKFSLRSANVPDDDLCYIAPGEPETISACKFNTEAQTFIVIHGWTVTGMFESWVPKLVTALYEREPSANVIVVDWLIRAQQHYPTSASYTKLVGQDVARFVRWLQAELEYPWDRIHLLGYSLGAHVAGIAGSLTSSKIHRITGLDPAGPNFEHADSQSTLSPDDAKFVDVLHTNTRGSPDRSIGIQRPVGHVDIYPNGGGFQPGCDLQNTMRMVATTGFWNMDQIVKCSHERSIHLFIDSLVNEQKQSTAYRCSSKESFEKGLCLSCRKNRCNKLGYEVNKVRSRRSAKMYLKTRQMMPFKVFHYQVKMHLFSKDKAQYSEQPLKVSLHGIHGETEDISILVPALNSNGTISFLLITEVDIGDLIMVNIKWEKDSLFTLYDFWGSKMFWVRKIRVKAGETQAKLVFRAKDGEVAYLSRGGDYAVFVKSNENESSRKEERLYRRKKYGSSFRKSEVMDNGNNSTIATQ, via the exons ATGGGGAAACAAAGCATCTGGCTTTTGATTATTTGGATGTGTTTTGAAAAAACTTGTGCAAATTTATTTAACAGCACTGAGTCACCAATGTTTA GCAATACAACAGACTGGATCGTGGACTTCTCAGATATCGAGTCCAAGTTTTCCCTTCGGAGTGCGAACGTACCGGACGACGATCTGTGTTACATCGCACCTGGGGAACCAGAAACCATCTCAGCTTGTAAATTCAATACGGAGGCGCAAACATTTATTGTCATTCACGGATGGACG GTGACAGGCATGTTTGAGAGCTGGGTCCCCAAGCTGGTGACAGCGCTGTACGAGCGGGAGCCCAGTGCGAACGTCATCGTGGTGGACTGGCTGATCCGGGCCCAGCAGCACTATCCTACGTCGGCCTCCTACACTAAGCTGGTGGGCCAGGATGTGGCCCGATTTGTCAGGTGGCTGCAG GCCGAGCTGGAATACCCCTGGGACAGGATTCACCTGCTGGGCTACAGCCTGGGTGCCCATGTGGCTGGCATTGCGGGCTCCCTAACCAGCAGCAAAATCCACAGAATCACAG GCCTAGATCCTGCGGGACCGAACTTCGAGCACGCAGATTCCCAGAGCACCCTGTCACCCGATGATGCCAAATTCGTGGACGTCCTACACACCAACACCAGAGGCTCTCCCGACCGCAGCATCGGCATCCAGCGACCCGTGGGCCATGTGGATATCTACCCCAACGGAGGGGGCTTCCAGCCCGGCTGTGACCTGCAGAACACCATGCGAATGGTGGCTACCACCGGCTTCTGGA ACATGGACCAGATTGTGAAGTGCTCGCACGAGCGTTCCATCCACCTGTTCATCGACTCGCTGGTGAACGAGCAGAAGCAGAGCACGGCCTACCGCTGCAGCTCCAAAGAGTCCTTCGAGAAGGGCCTGTGCCTCAGCTGCCGCAAGAACCGCTGCAACAAGCTGGGCTACGAGGTGAATAAGGTGCGCTCCCGCAGAAGTGCCAAGATGTACCTGAAGACACGCCAGATGATGCCCTTCAAAG TGTTCCACTACCAGGTGAAGATGCACTTATTCAGCAAGGATAAGGCGCAGTACAGTGAGCAGCCCCTGAAAGTGTCGCTCCATGGAATTCACGGCGAGACAGAAGACATCTCCATACTCGT GCCTGCACTGAACAGCAATGGCACTATCTCATTCTTATTGATCACTGAGGTGGACATCGGAGATCTAATCATGGTGAACATCAAGTGGGAGAAGGACTCCCTCTTCACGCTGTATGACTTCTGGGGCAGCAAAATGTTCTGGGTCCGTAAAATCAGAGTCAAAGCAGGAGAAACACAGGCCAA GCTGGTTTTTAGAGCCAAAGATggagaggttgcatacctttcGAGAGGAGGAGACTATGCTGTTTTTGTGAAATCGAACGAGAATGAAAGTAGCCGCAAAGAGGAAAG GCTTTACAGACGCAAGAAATACGGCAGCTCATTTAGGAAAAGTGAAGTTATGGACAATGGAAATAACAGCACCATAGCAACACAATGA
- the LOC125709167 gene encoding lipoprotein lipase isoform X2, which produces MGTCCAKHSLRPNNFLELIPKSRQEPSESLSSRFSLRKPSDPDDDVCYIITGDPESLKECGFNTTSKTFLVIHGWTVSGLFEGWVGRLVAALYEREPSANVIVVDWLSTAQNHYIVAAQNTKMVGQSIANFINWMEKTTHLSLDHLHLIGYSLGAHVAGFAGNHVSSKIGRITGLDPAGPDFEGALAHQRLSPDDAHFVDVLHTFNRGSLGLSIGTQHPVGHMDFYPNGGSFQPGCNLRGALEKIAKFGIFAINDAVKCEHERSVHLFIDSLLNKQEVSLAYRCGSPDMFERGVCLSCRKSRCSTMGYDVGGTRQARSAAMFTKTRASMPFRVYHYQLKIHFSSNLNCSGVEPVLTASLHGANGDAKDLHLNIHEKIEANYTHSFLLVTEKDIGELLMIKLKWESRSKRTTSFMLKMVSSWWPGDSTLSSNMEIHKIRVKAGETQKRMVFCLKTPETPGVSQELTFIKCKESWKFHSKRRGLRRQ; this is translated from the exons ATGGGAACTTGCTGCGCGAAACACTCGCTTCGTCCAA ATAATTTTCTTGAGCTAATACCGAAGTCACGCCAGGAGCCCAGTGAGTCCCTCAGCTCCAGGTTTTCTCTGCGGAAACCGTCTGATCCCGATGACGATGTTTGTTACATCATCACTGGAGACCCCGAGTCCCTCAAGGAGTGCGGCTTCAACACAACTTCTAAGACCTTTCTGGTGATCCATGGATGGACG GTGAGTGGGCTGTTTGAGGGCTGGGTTGGCAGATTGGTGGCCGCTCTCTATGAGAGGGAGCCCAGCGCAAATGTAATTGTAGTTGATTGGTTAAGCACAGCCCAGAACCATTACATAGTTGCTGCTCAGAATACAAAGATGGTGGGACAAAGTATTGCGAATTTCATAAACTGGATGGAG AAAACAACACATTTGTCCCTCGATCACCTCCacctcattggctacagtctcgGTGCCCATGTTGCTGGGTTTGCTGGAAATCATGTGTCCAGTAAAATTGGGAGGATCACTG GTCTCGACCCCGCTGGCCCCGACTTTGAAGGGGCGCTTGCTCACCAGCGCCTGTCCCCGGACGATGCCCATTTCGTCGACGTGCTCCACACTTTTAACCGTGGTTCTCTCGGTCTGAGCATCGGCACCCAGCATCCAGTGGGCCACATGGATTTTTACCCCAATGGGGGCAGCTTTCAGCCAGGGTGCAACTTGCGGGGAGCCCTGGAAAAGATCGCAAAATTTGGCATATTTG ctATTAATGATGCAGTGAAGTGTGAGCATGAAAGGTCTGTGCACTTGTTCATCGATTcactgctgaacaagcaggaagTTAGCCTGGCCTACCGCTGCGGCAGCCCGGACATGTTCGAGCGCGGCGTCTGCCTCTCCTGCCGCAAGAGCCGCTGCAGCACTATGGGCTACGACGTGGGCGGTACCCGCCAGGCGCGCAGTGCTGCGATGTTCACCAAAACACGGGCCTCCATGCCCTTCAGAG TCTATCACTACCAGTTGAAAATTCACTTCTCCAGTAATCTGAATTGCTCTGGAGTGGAGCCAGTATTGACGGCTTCCCTCCATGGAGCCAATGGAGATGCCAAGGACCTTCACCTGAACAT ACATGAGAAGATTGAGGCCAACTACACCCACTCGTTCTTGCTGGTGACCGAGAAGGACATTGGAGAATTGCTGATGATTAAGCTTAAGTGGGAGAGTCGCAGCAAGCGGACGACTTCCTTTATGCTAAAGATGGTGTCTTCTTGGTGGCCAGGAGATTCCACTCTCAGCTCCAACATGGAAATCCACAAGATCCGCGTCAAAGCCGGCGAGACACAGAAAAG GATGGTATTTTGCCTAAAAACTCCTGAAACGCCTGGGGTATCACAAGAGCTCACATTTATTAAATGTAAGGAAAGCTGGAAATTCCACTCAAAAAG gCGTGGCCTAAGGAGACAGTGA
- the LOC125709167 gene encoding lipoprotein lipase isoform X1 produces MKTGGYHALLLVICANLISVTPLEEQISDSAFDNFLELIPKSRQEPSESLSSRFSLRKPSDPDDDVCYIITGDPESLKECGFNTTSKTFLVIHGWTVSGLFEGWVGRLVAALYEREPSANVIVVDWLSTAQNHYIVAAQNTKMVGQSIANFINWMEKTTHLSLDHLHLIGYSLGAHVAGFAGNHVSSKIGRITGLDPAGPDFEGALAHQRLSPDDAHFVDVLHTFNRGSLGLSIGTQHPVGHMDFYPNGGSFQPGCNLRGALEKIAKFGIFAINDAVKCEHERSVHLFIDSLLNKQEVSLAYRCGSPDMFERGVCLSCRKSRCSTMGYDVGGTRQARSAAMFTKTRASMPFRVYHYQLKIHFSSNLNCSGVEPVLTASLHGANGDAKDLHLNIHEKIEANYTHSFLLVTEKDIGELLMIKLKWESRSKRTTSFMLKMVSSWWPGDSTLSSNMEIHKIRVKAGETQKRMVFCLKTPETPGVSQELTFIKCKESWKFHSKRRGLRRQ; encoded by the exons ATGAAAACGGGAGGATATCACGCTTTATTACTTGTGATATGTGCAAATTTGATCTCAGTTACTCCTTTGGAAGAACAAATATCCGATTCTGCGTTTG ATAATTTTCTTGAGCTAATACCGAAGTCACGCCAGGAGCCCAGTGAGTCCCTCAGCTCCAGGTTTTCTCTGCGGAAACCGTCTGATCCCGATGACGATGTTTGTTACATCATCACTGGAGACCCCGAGTCCCTCAAGGAGTGCGGCTTCAACACAACTTCTAAGACCTTTCTGGTGATCCATGGATGGACG GTGAGTGGGCTGTTTGAGGGCTGGGTTGGCAGATTGGTGGCCGCTCTCTATGAGAGGGAGCCCAGCGCAAATGTAATTGTAGTTGATTGGTTAAGCACAGCCCAGAACCATTACATAGTTGCTGCTCAGAATACAAAGATGGTGGGACAAAGTATTGCGAATTTCATAAACTGGATGGAG AAAACAACACATTTGTCCCTCGATCACCTCCacctcattggctacagtctcgGTGCCCATGTTGCTGGGTTTGCTGGAAATCATGTGTCCAGTAAAATTGGGAGGATCACTG GTCTCGACCCCGCTGGCCCCGACTTTGAAGGGGCGCTTGCTCACCAGCGCCTGTCCCCGGACGATGCCCATTTCGTCGACGTGCTCCACACTTTTAACCGTGGTTCTCTCGGTCTGAGCATCGGCACCCAGCATCCAGTGGGCCACATGGATTTTTACCCCAATGGGGGCAGCTTTCAGCCAGGGTGCAACTTGCGGGGAGCCCTGGAAAAGATCGCAAAATTTGGCATATTTG ctATTAATGATGCAGTGAAGTGTGAGCATGAAAGGTCTGTGCACTTGTTCATCGATTcactgctgaacaagcaggaagTTAGCCTGGCCTACCGCTGCGGCAGCCCGGACATGTTCGAGCGCGGCGTCTGCCTCTCCTGCCGCAAGAGCCGCTGCAGCACTATGGGCTACGACGTGGGCGGTACCCGCCAGGCGCGCAGTGCTGCGATGTTCACCAAAACACGGGCCTCCATGCCCTTCAGAG TCTATCACTACCAGTTGAAAATTCACTTCTCCAGTAATCTGAATTGCTCTGGAGTGGAGCCAGTATTGACGGCTTCCCTCCATGGAGCCAATGGAGATGCCAAGGACCTTCACCTGAACAT ACATGAGAAGATTGAGGCCAACTACACCCACTCGTTCTTGCTGGTGACCGAGAAGGACATTGGAGAATTGCTGATGATTAAGCTTAAGTGGGAGAGTCGCAGCAAGCGGACGACTTCCTTTATGCTAAAGATGGTGTCTTCTTGGTGGCCAGGAGATTCCACTCTCAGCTCCAACATGGAAATCCACAAGATCCGCGTCAAAGCCGGCGAGACACAGAAAAG GATGGTATTTTGCCTAAAAACTCCTGAAACGCCTGGGGTATCACAAGAGCTCACATTTATTAAATGTAAGGAAAGCTGGAAATTCCACTCAAAAAG gCGTGGCCTAAGGAGACAGTGA